The following proteins come from a genomic window of Triticum aestivum cultivar Chinese Spring chromosome 6A, IWGSC CS RefSeq v2.1, whole genome shotgun sequence:
- the LOC123130462 gene encoding uncharacterized protein, whose product MLLRRCCRIRLTESPAPTPWPGVADPRPQGSPTAARLASKPPSSSRGSSPESSSRAALEFLHRRLPPSRIPPGSAASPRRTSPAGRHCRLGFAPSSAVPALLPSRQFRQVLVAATRPLHRAAAPLLYLLGSSLLCFLTSSAARSASSRVDNGPRTPSFDPARPNGDRPSRALQPPQYTT is encoded by the exons ATGCTGCTTCGTCGTTGCTGCCGGATCCGCCTCACCGAGAGTCCTGCCCCAACGCCATGGCCAGGAGTCGCCGACCCAAGACCCCAGGGCTCCCCGACAGCTGCGCGTCTGGCGTCCAAGCCACCGTCTTCTTCCCGCGGCTCTTCGCCGGAGTCGTCAAGCCGCGCCGCCCTGGAGTTTCTCCACCGCCGACTCCCTCCGTCTCGGATTCCGCCTGGCTCCGCTGCCTCGCCACGGCGGACCTCGCCAGCAG GTAGACATTGCCGCCTTGGATTCGCGCCAAGCTCCGCCGTCCCCGCGCTCCTGCCGTCTCGCCAGTTCCGGCAGGTCCTCGTCGCTGCGACGCGCCCTCTGCATCGCGCTGCCGCTCCCCTGCTTTACTTGCTTGGGTCGTcgctgctctgcttcctgacgAGCAGCGCAGCTCGATCCGCGTCGTCGCGCGTTGATAACGGCCCCCGCACCCCCTCGTTCGATCCAGCAAGGCCCAACGGCGATCGGCCCAGCCGTGCCCTTCAGCCACCCCAGTACACCACCTAG